Within the Spirochaetota bacterium genome, the region TGCAACAAATGCTGAATATTTCACTGAACAGCTTTCGATGGCACTTAGTAAAAACAAGGTGTTTACACAGGTTGAACGTAAAAACATGCAACAGATATTGAATGAAATTGGTCTGGGGCAGACTGGTATAATAGATGAAACTAAAGCTGCCAAAGCTGGCAAACTTTTAGGGGCAAGGATGCTTATTACCGGTAGTATGTATGCAAAGAACAATAATTACGAGCTGTTCCTTAAGCTTATCAGGGTAGAAAGTGCTGAGGTATTGTCAGCAACAAAGGCAATAGTAGACAAAAATTTGGGAGTTGCTGAAGGGGTAAAGAAACCAAAGCAAAAACAGCCGGGGCAAAAAAAGCAAACAAAATAGCATTTTAAAAATTACATTGACTTAATGTAATACATAGTATATTTATGAACTATATAAATACTACATAAAGCATAATTTAATTTTGGCACAAGAGGTTTTATCTATGAAAAGATGGAATTCCTTGTTTGCTGTCATCATTATTATATTAAGTTTTTCTCCTTTTTTATATGCAGCAACACAAACCAGAGATGTAGAATTTATCAACTGTATATCCTGGAACTTTCAGGATAAACCAACACCACAAACGTACTGGTCGCCATATCTTCCAATGCCAACCCAGCAAGTGTTCAGAATGAAGATGGGATTTAGGTTTTCAACAGGAACTATCGCACTTAAAAATTCAGTAAAAGTAAACTTTAGCTGGGATGATACTCAGGCAGTTGCATTTAAGACATTACAACTAAAAATAAAACCATCATTTAAAGATGAAAATTTTAATGTATTTGAAAGTGCATTTGGCCTTTATCTTCCCAATGCTATTGAAATTGGCTTTGTTGGTATATCGGGTGTGCCTGATGTGTTGCCATGGTTTGAACTCCCCTATGATTTTTGGGATTTAGTTGGTTTTATTCCAAAGGTTGGAAGCTACATAGCAAGTGCACAGGATCAGATTGGGGTCAATATGAGTTCAAAAAATAAATTGCCGTTAGGTGGGCAGGCTGAGTATCACGATACACGCGATCTTATCAGTTTGAGTGTTGCAGATTTACTATCAGATCAAAAAAAAGAACAGTTGGCAACAAAGATATTTGATAAAGTTCCATCCAGCTCAAAAACTGCACTCTTGGCAGCTATTAAAGCTGCAAAAAAAGTTAATGATGCAGGTGCAGAAAAATTTGCAAAAGATTTGATTGGCAAAGGGCTTGAAAAACTGGGATCAATGGCATCAATTACTATTAAAGGTGATCCTTACTACACAATCAAAGGCCACTCACTGGTAGTTCTTGTTAAATACTGGATACCTGGTAAAATGAGTGGCAACTACCCAATAACATTTACCAAACCCGACGAAGACTTCACGCTTAACATTAAGTTGCCAGCTTTTATTAAAGAAGGTGATCAGTTGCACGTAACAGTTGAAAGCATTACATATAATTTTACCCTTGAACAAAATCTTAATTTCAAGATTGCTTTTGGAACAATTCCCCTTGTGTCTTCACCTCAGTGGGATGTCATTAATTCACATAAAGTAGTTACGTATTCACAGGCTAAGAAGGTGTTATCTACTTCGGATTGTCTTCTACAGATTCCAATAGCAAAGAGTACAGAAAAAATACTTGATTATAAAGTAAAAACAGGAGTTACCACAGCTACTGTCTGGTGGGCATCGCCTGATGTTATGCTGAAAGGTACAGTAAAAGTATATAAAGGCACACAGCTTGTTGCACAAAAAACCGAACCCACTTTTACCACTTCGCATCAGGTTCAGTTTGCAGGGCTTGAAAAAAATACTACATACAGATTTGTGACAAGTTGCGTTGACAGCCAGGGTTCAGTTTCGCCCGAGATGAGCATAGAAGCTGCCACAAAGGATAAATCGTCATTTTATTTTACCAACAATACACAGGTCCAATATGATTTTGGTACATTTCAAATGAATTTGCCCACTGTAGTGGCTGATACCAATACAATTACTTTCACATGGCCAACCAATGCGCCATCTTCAACCGAAGTGTTTCTGGGGTTGGCTTCGGATTTTTCGGACAACTATGTTGGCTATGTAAAAAAAGGTACCCGAAATCCTGATGGAAGTTATACTAATATAAGCATTGCTAAAGGATATTATGATTCTAATGATAAGCCGGGCGACAGAGTGTTTGAAACCAATCATTCCATAACAGTACCAGGATTGGAACCTGGTACGCTGTATTACTATCGTGTGGCTTCCTGGTTATTTTATGATCCTAATAAAAGAGTAATTGTTACTGAACCTACAGGTACCCCTCTTTATGTTCTTGAATATGTTGGCACAGTCACTACAAAACAGGCTCCACTGTTGAATGTTCAGTGCATAAAAGCAAGTAACAATCAACCGGCAAAAAATCTTGAAGTTATAGTTGCACAAGGTCAAACAAGTCAGGTGTATGTGAGCGATAGTAATGGGTATTTGCCTCAAGTTGTACTAGAAAAAGGTAAAACATATACTGTATCGGTGGTGAATCACCCGTATTTTGCTGATAGGAGTCTTTCAATAACCGTGCCAGCACAGCAGGATGGGTTGATGCAAAAAAATGAATTATTTTTAGCATATAAAAATATACCTGGTGGGTATGTGTACGATAGCCGTGGCAATCCTTTACAGGGAGTAATAATTACTGCAACAAAAGGAACTCAGACAAAGACTGCAACAACCGATACTAAAGGATTCTATGCATTTGATGGTGACTGGTTGGGACAGGGAAGTTTTACGCTATCAGCACAAAAGGAAGGTTATTCAAGTGTGAAAATTCAGGCAGAGGTTGATGCTGGAGGAATTTTTACTGCAAAACCTGCAATATTGAAATCAACATCAATTGAGTTTAACATAATAGCAAAAAATTACAAAGGAAATGTATTGCCTAATGCTAATGTCACTATAAAAGAAGGAAATACCATAAAAGCTACTACAAAAACAAATCAACAGGGAATAGCTCGTATAACATTACCAGGATATACCGATAGCAATGAGCACACATTTACAGTAGAAGTTGTTTCAACTCAAATGGATTCATTGCAGGTTCCTGATTACATGCCTTTTGTAGTTACTGTGACATCATTTGCTGATGACGTGAATGTGATCAATGCAATATGTCAAGCAAATACAACTCCACCATCTGTACTTGCATCATCAATTGCAAGAGTGGCAAATACCTTTGAATTGAATTGTCAACTCAATATGACAGCTGAGTATTCAATAACTCATACCAGACCAGATGGCAGTGTTACAACATCACCTATTGCCAACACGGTACTTAATGAAAACAATAAGCCAATTATTAAAAAGACATACGATATGAGTGGACAACCATATGGTGTGCATACATTCACAATCTATGCAAAGGATAAATATAAAACAAAGTTACACGAAATAATTACGTTAGAGAAAGAATGGAAATATATTGACATTGCAACTTCACCAACAGTGTATCCAAGTTTACAAACTACCAATAATTCAATTATTTTTAAGTGGAAAGCGTGGTATAAAGAATCAGAATTTGGCAAGTATGTGTTGATTCTTGAAAATCCATCAAAAACCATTGAAATACCCAGCTTTGAAACAACAACCTACACGCTTACAGGGTTAACACCTGGAACATTATATTGTGGTACATATAAAGTGTACGATAAAAATGGAAATGTACTTTTTGCAATGCAAAATCCCTCTCAATTTTGTGTACGCACAAGTTCTCAACCGCCGGTAATAAGTAATGTACAGATTACACCAAATCCTGCAGGAACAAATCAGGAAATCAGATTACAGGCATCAGTCAATGACCCTGACACCACTATAGGTAAAGTGACAGTAACATTACAAAAAATTGAAGAAGTGAAAGACGGTAAAGGCAATGTGATAGATAAAAAGATACTTTCCTCAACGGTAGTATATGAAAATTCAAATTTTACCGGAAAAAGTGCAACAATAAATACACGATATACAGTAAACGAACCGGGAACCTACACTGTGCTACTGCGTGCACAAAGTGTTGATCCTAATGAATTTGCTGAATCGTCTCATACGGTGAGTATACTCAAAGAGCTTGATATTTCAGCACCAAAGATTTCACTCTCAGTACCGGTGCAGGTATCATTAAAAGAAGTGCGCGCATTGGGCTATGCGCTGCACATTACTATTATTTCAATTGATGCTGAAGCTGTCGATATGAAAGCCAGCGTAGACTGGGGTGATGGAAATAAGGAATTAGTGGAAATAAAGCCTGATATGCTTTCCAAAACCACAACAGGTAAAGAAGGATCTGCAGATTATCAGAATATATATACAGGGAAAGTTTCATTACCACTTCAATATCAAAAGGCGGGGAAATATGTAATAACTGTATTTGTAGAAGCAAATGCAAAAGGTAAATTGCTTCAATCGGTGCCTGCTCGTGCGGAGGTTGAAGTAATTGAATAACCAATTGCATAATCTACAAACTACTTGTATAATATATATTATTTTTTGGCAAAGTATCATTTGATTTTTTAAAAGCTATCGCTTTTATTATCCAAATAATCTACTTGATGGGATTGCCCATATAGATGGCACATCAAGATGATGAAATTTTTTGCTACGGTAAATGATAAACCCACCACGATAGCATGCCCCACACTTATGCTTTAATACATTCTACTTTTTTTCTTGACACAAATACTATATAAAAGTATAGTATATCCATGGGCCGAATAATCCTTCATGTTGATATGGATGCCTTCTTTACTTCAGTTGAGCAAGTGGACAATCCATCGCTTAAGGGGAAGCCTGTTGTGGTTGGAGCTCTTCCAAAAGGTGGCAGGGGCCGCGGGGTGGTGTCTGCAGCAAGCTATGAGGCACGGAAATTTGGCATCCATTCGGCAATGCCCATTTCAAAGGCATATGCACTATGTCCAAAGGCTGTGTTCTTGCCCCCACGGTTTGACCGATACGTTGAGCTATCGCACACAATTATGAAACTATTGGAACACTATTCACCATGTATTGAACAAATCAGTATTGATGAAGCATTTCTTGATTGCAGCGGTACACTGGGAATATTCAAAAGCAGGGAAAATATTGCGCACAGTATAAAGAAAGAAATTTTTGAAAATACTGGCCTTACTTGCAGCATTGGGATTGCAACTAATAAACTAGTTGCAAAGATTGCATCTGACTTACACAAACCTGATGGACTCACGATATGCCCACCTGGTTATGAAAAAGAATTTTTAGCACCGTTGCCAATTTCAAAGTTGTTTGGTGTGGGGCTAAAAACACAGAAGTATCTGGAGTCATTGGGGTTTTATACCATTGGGGATATTCAGCGTACAAATGAGAGCTATCTTCAAAGCCTTCTTGGCAAATGGGGTAGTGTGCTTTTTCAATTTGCGATGGGCATTGATAACAGACCTGTGGAACAATACGCGCAGGCAAAATCGGTAAGTGAAGAAACAACGTTTGATGTTGATACTAATGATGAAAATAGCATCATTGCAACATTAATTGAACTGTGCCACCGAGTTGTAAGAAGAGTCAGGAAAGATGAGTATTCCTTCAAGACCATCACGTTGAAAATACGATTGGAAGGTTTTGAAACATACACCCGAAGCACAACGCTCAAGCAGCATGCTCGTGATATGGCAACACTGCAAAAAAACATACTGCGCCTTTATACATCATTTGGGCGTGGTAAAAAGAAAGTGCGCCTTGTAGGTGTTCGTGTTTCTAATTTAGTGTGCAATGCAGATGTGCAGATGGATCTTTTTGATACACAGCAACAAAAGATTGAAAAAATTGAAGAGGTCATAGATACTATTCACAGCAGGGGGTTGAACCTCTTGCGAGCGTCAGTTGTAAAACCACCAAAAAAGTTTAAGGGATAACACATGGCACAACGTTTGCGTGAGTATGTACACAATATGGTTGTCCAATGGGGCGTGGAAAATCCTTTTTTTGGCGATAGCACCCAGGGGCAGTTGGTTGAACAATGGACTACAGATTTAGAGGGGCTTGAAATATTTTATTCGTATGTACGAAATAGCAGGTGGATTACAATAACAGTGCTGCCCACAGAAACTGGTATTCATCCTGAAAAATCAATATACCGATGGAAGGGATATATCAATGAACATATTGCTGAAACAGCTGTGTGGTGGGCATTTGAGCTTTTGACTGAAAATGAAGCGCGAAAATTCTTGATACAGAATAAACCTGTGGTGAAGTTTCAATTTATACGCTTGGGGCATCCATATGAATTGATGGTAAAATTTGATGGGTATAACTGGGTGATTGTTGAGGATTGAGTAGTTTAACTTATCCTGAAATTTGTTTGTTAGTGCGTGTCCATATCTTCATCTTTTCGGCTTGTTTTATAAGATCATCCTGGAATTTTGGATGAGCTATGCTGATAAGCTTTTCTGCACGCATCCATGTGGGACAGGCAACCAATTTTACTGCGCCAAATTCAGTAACAATGTAGTCAACCATCTGCCGTGGGATAGTTACCGTTGAGGCAAGTGGAAGCTGCGGTACAATGCGTGACTGAAGCTCGCCTTTGGAATTGGTGTAGGTGGATGAAAGGCATATAAAGCTTTTACCGCGTTTTGACCACTGTGAGCCAAGGACAAAATCCCACATGCCGCCATTGCCGGAAACCTGTCCTGATCCCAAGCTTTCTGCATTAACCTGTGAGAATAAATCCACCTGTATTGCATTACAGATACTTACCATATCGTCATTCTGTGCAATAATACGCGGATCATTGGTATAGTCAACGGGATACGATGCCAATGCTTGATTGTTATGCATAAAATCATACATCCGCTGTGAGCCTATTGCAAAAGTATACACACATTTGAATTTGTCTATGTTTTTCTTTGCGCCATTCATTCTTCCTGACTCAATCATGTCGACGTAAGCATCAACAAACATCTCTGTATGGCCACCTAAATTCTTTAAATCAGACTGTGCGATGAGCTTCCCCACCATGTTAGGCATGCCACCAATACCTAATTGTATACAACAGCCATCATATAAAAATTTCAT harbors:
- a CDS encoding carboxypeptidase regulatory-like domain-containing protein — its product is MKRWNSLFAVIIIILSFSPFLYAATQTRDVEFINCISWNFQDKPTPQTYWSPYLPMPTQQVFRMKMGFRFSTGTIALKNSVKVNFSWDDTQAVAFKTLQLKIKPSFKDENFNVFESAFGLYLPNAIEIGFVGISGVPDVLPWFELPYDFWDLVGFIPKVGSYIASAQDQIGVNMSSKNKLPLGGQAEYHDTRDLISLSVADLLSDQKKEQLATKIFDKVPSSSKTALLAAIKAAKKVNDAGAEKFAKDLIGKGLEKLGSMASITIKGDPYYTIKGHSLVVLVKYWIPGKMSGNYPITFTKPDEDFTLNIKLPAFIKEGDQLHVTVESITYNFTLEQNLNFKIAFGTIPLVSSPQWDVINSHKVVTYSQAKKVLSTSDCLLQIPIAKSTEKILDYKVKTGVTTATVWWASPDVMLKGTVKVYKGTQLVAQKTEPTFTTSHQVQFAGLEKNTTYRFVTSCVDSQGSVSPEMSIEAATKDKSSFYFTNNTQVQYDFGTFQMNLPTVVADTNTITFTWPTNAPSSTEVFLGLASDFSDNYVGYVKKGTRNPDGSYTNISIAKGYYDSNDKPGDRVFETNHSITVPGLEPGTLYYYRVASWLFYDPNKRVIVTEPTGTPLYVLEYVGTVTTKQAPLLNVQCIKASNNQPAKNLEVIVAQGQTSQVYVSDSNGYLPQVVLEKGKTYTVSVVNHPYFADRSLSITVPAQQDGLMQKNELFLAYKNIPGGYVYDSRGNPLQGVIITATKGTQTKTATTDTKGFYAFDGDWLGQGSFTLSAQKEGYSSVKIQAEVDAGGIFTAKPAILKSTSIEFNIIAKNYKGNVLPNANVTIKEGNTIKATTKTNQQGIARITLPGYTDSNEHTFTVEVVSTQMDSLQVPDYMPFVVTVTSFADDVNVINAICQANTTPPSVLASSIARVANTFELNCQLNMTAEYSITHTRPDGSVTTSPIANTVLNENNKPIIKKTYDMSGQPYGVHTFTIYAKDKYKTKLHEIITLEKEWKYIDIATSPTVYPSLQTTNNSIIFKWKAWYKESEFGKYVLILENPSKTIEIPSFETTTYTLTGLTPGTLYCGTYKVYDKNGNVLFAMQNPSQFCVRTSSQPPVISNVQITPNPAGTNQEIRLQASVNDPDTTIGKVTVTLQKIEEVKDGKGNVIDKKILSSTVVYENSNFTGKSATINTRYTVNEPGTYTVLLRAQSVDPNEFAESSHTVSILKELDISAPKISLSVPVQVSLKEVRALGYALHITIISIDAEAVDMKASVDWGDGNKELVEIKPDMLSKTTTGKEGSADYQNIYTGKVSLPLQYQKAGKYVITVFVEANAKGKLLQSVPARAEVEVIE
- the dinB gene encoding DNA polymerase IV; the encoded protein is MGRIILHVDMDAFFTSVEQVDNPSLKGKPVVVGALPKGGRGRGVVSAASYEARKFGIHSAMPISKAYALCPKAVFLPPRFDRYVELSHTIMKLLEHYSPCIEQISIDEAFLDCSGTLGIFKSRENIAHSIKKEIFENTGLTCSIGIATNKLVAKIASDLHKPDGLTICPPGYEKEFLAPLPISKLFGVGLKTQKYLESLGFYTIGDIQRTNESYLQSLLGKWGSVLFQFAMGIDNRPVEQYAQAKSVSEETTFDVDTNDENSIIATLIELCHRVVRRVRKDEYSFKTITLKIRLEGFETYTRSTTLKQHARDMATLQKNILRLYTSFGRGKKKVRLVGVRVSNLVCNADVQMDLFDTQQQKIEKIEEVIDTIHSRGLNLLRASVVKPPKKFKG
- a CDS encoding acetyl-CoA hydrolase; this encodes MNYWNEYRSKLTTPEQAVKVVDCGDVVDYGFFNGKPVILDQALAKRAPELKDVLIYTAVTLPPVPEVIKHPESFTYIDWQWSKLTRLLHTQVEAAYYCPILYHRAPFYYRYLLNQDPHENIDPGYRSYYYNRPEKSKKVKWIAMLQVGPMDDQGFFNIGPQNSETSAKIDAADYVLVEVNKNMPRCLGGSEEAIHISRVDFIVEAPETQMLFAAPDVPPTETDKKIAEHVMKFLYDGCCIQLGIGGMPNMVGKLIAQSDLKNLGGHTEMFVDAYVDMIESGRMNGAKKNIDKFKCVYTFAIGSQRMYDFMHNNQALASYPVDYTNDPRIIAQNDDMVSICNAIQVDLFSQVNAESLGSGQVSGNGGMWDFVLGSQWSKRGKSFICLSSTYTNSKGELQSRIVPQLPLASTVTIPRQMVDYIVTEFGAVKLVACPTWMRAEKLISIAHPKFQDDLIKQAEKMKIWTRTNKQISG